The Akkermansiaceae bacterium genome has a window encoding:
- a CDS encoding sulfatase: protein MKFLFLVLMFVPVSLSADTQKPNFIIIFTDDQGYADLGCFGGKHVYTPNIDQMAKEGARLTSFYVAAPLCTPSRAALMTGCYPARIDMDVPSSIAVKMKHVPAGRRFPVCLAGDGRGLNPRELTIAEVAQSAGYKTGMFGKWHLGDQPEFLPTRQGFEEYFGIPYSHDIHPKHKNQRIFKFPPLPLLEGEKVVELDPDADYLTRRITKRAVDFIKRHKDERFFLYVAHPLPHGPLAASPEMKKEYAEQLKVNGAGKPGIFSTAIYEIDWSVGEILKTLKEQGIDENTIVLFTSDNGPAKGSANPLSGKKGSTLEGGQRVPTVIRWPKGIPAGVENHKLLTAMDVLPTFAKLSGAKLPDDLVIDGKDMMPALVKGADSPHEYFFYAHWGVLEGVRWKSWKLRIVDGKEALYHLDEDISEKNNVAAQHPEVVQQLKAAMQGFEKDMKAKVRPAGSVENPVPLGKQ, encoded by the coding sequence ATGAAATTTCTGTTTCTTGTACTCATGTTTGTTCCGGTGAGTCTCTCGGCCGACACCCAGAAGCCGAACTTCATCATCATCTTCACCGATGACCAGGGATACGCCGACCTGGGCTGTTTTGGTGGCAAGCACGTCTATACGCCAAACATCGATCAGATGGCGAAGGAAGGGGCCCGACTGACCAGTTTTTACGTTGCTGCTCCGCTCTGCACACCCTCGCGCGCGGCACTGATGACCGGCTGCTATCCGGCGCGCATCGATATGGATGTGCCGTCGTCGATTGCGGTCAAAATGAAGCATGTCCCTGCCGGTCGACGGTTTCCCGTCTGTCTGGCAGGGGATGGTCGGGGCCTGAACCCCAGGGAGCTGACGATTGCCGAGGTGGCTCAATCCGCAGGCTACAAGACGGGTATGTTCGGCAAGTGGCATCTGGGTGATCAGCCCGAGTTCTTGCCGACCCGTCAGGGTTTTGAGGAATACTTTGGTATTCCCTACAGCCATGACATTCATCCGAAGCATAAGAACCAGAGGATTTTCAAGTTTCCACCACTTCCATTGTTAGAAGGTGAGAAGGTTGTCGAGCTTGATCCGGATGCGGACTACTTGACCCGGCGTATCACCAAACGTGCGGTTGATTTCATCAAACGGCACAAAGACGAGAGATTTTTCCTCTACGTGGCACACCCGCTCCCGCATGGCCCACTTGCGGCGTCGCCTGAAATGAAAAAGGAATACGCCGAGCAACTCAAGGTCAATGGCGCTGGTAAGCCAGGTATTTTTTCAACAGCCATCTATGAGATCGACTGGTCGGTTGGTGAGATCCTCAAGACATTGAAGGAGCAGGGGATCGATGAAAACACCATTGTGCTCTTTACATCGGACAATGGTCCAGCCAAAGGTTCCGCCAATCCCTTGAGTGGAAAAAAAGGTAGCACCTTGGAGGGGGGGCAACGTGTGCCCACAGTAATCCGCTGGCCGAAGGGAATTCCCGCAGGTGTCGAAAATCACAAACTGCTCACGGCGATGGATGTGCTGCCCACATTTGCCAAGCTCAGTGGTGCCAAGTTGCCGGATGATCTCGTGATTGATGGCAAGGACATGATGCCGGCACTAGTAAAAGGAGCCGACAGCCCGCATGAGTATTTCTTTTATGCCCATTGGGGGGTGCTTGAGGGGGTGCGCTGGAAGTCGTGGAAACTCCGTATCGTCGACGGCAAGGAGGCGCTCTATCATTTGGATGAAGATATTTCCGAAAAGAACAACGTTGCCGCCCAACACCCTGAAGTCGTCCAGCAGTTGAAAGCAGCGATGCAAGGATTTGAAAAAGACATGAAAGCCAAGGTCCGGCCTGCGGGCTCAGTCGAGAATCCGGTACCTCTGGGTAAGCAATAG
- a CDS encoding sulfatase-like hydrolase/transferase, producing the protein MKIKLCLLALLLTTAISFAAEKPNILLICVDDMGYGDLGCYGSVTKTPNIDKLAADGMRFTNYLSASNVCSPSRAALLTGRYPQRAGLPVCPNGNPRDVDWNQHVGLPLSEITIAELLKPQGYATAAFGKWHLGEPEWYAPRKQGFDQYVGSLYNFPVGKANVWLHNEEPQGMIMFAQAHQKLTDATIAFMKEQQAAKKPFFIYLAHYLVHGPWSPNKEFCTDAEWVSYKKKKGGMNPAVLPAMVRELDHHVGLVLDELKELGIEKETLVIFASDNGPWLPAGSAKPFSEGKYSTMEGGHRVPALVRWPGNIPAKQVSGEMVAALDFLPTIAAVSGASLPKDRKYDGYNLMPLLKGATDKSPRTEFAYYNGLTLEAVRRGPWKLHLPRNSANLVYWAKNKGAYKNLNHPALNKLTDDPAEKNNLSKAHPEQTDALQKMAAKTRKELGDWNQDGTDRPANAYPGNLNTPDWKKKRGKKQQY; encoded by the coding sequence ATGAAAATCAAACTATGCCTTCTCGCCTTGCTGTTAACCACTGCGATCAGCTTCGCTGCAGAAAAACCGAACATTCTCCTCATCTGCGTGGATGATATGGGTTACGGTGACCTTGGCTGTTATGGCTCGGTCACAAAAACACCTAACATCGACAAGCTCGCTGCCGACGGCATGCGCTTTACCAATTACCTGTCGGCCAGCAATGTCTGCTCTCCTAGCCGTGCGGCGCTGTTGACCGGTCGCTATCCACAGCGTGCCGGATTGCCGGTTTGCCCGAATGGTAACCCGAGGGATGTCGATTGGAACCAACACGTCGGCCTGCCATTGAGCGAGATCACAATTGCCGAACTTCTCAAACCGCAGGGTTACGCGACGGCCGCGTTTGGAAAGTGGCATTTGGGCGAGCCGGAATGGTATGCCCCGCGCAAGCAGGGTTTTGATCAATACGTGGGCAGCCTGTATAATTTTCCGGTCGGTAAAGCCAACGTATGGCTGCACAACGAAGAGCCGCAGGGGATGATCATGTTTGCCCAGGCCCATCAGAAACTGACCGATGCGACGATTGCCTTCATGAAGGAACAACAGGCGGCAAAGAAACCGTTTTTCATCTACCTCGCGCACTATCTGGTGCACGGCCCCTGGTCGCCTAACAAAGAGTTTTGCACCGATGCCGAGTGGGTATCGTATAAAAAGAAGAAAGGTGGAATGAATCCCGCCGTGCTGCCTGCCATGGTGCGTGAACTGGACCACCATGTGGGGCTCGTTTTGGATGAACTGAAGGAATTGGGTATCGAAAAAGAGACGCTGGTCATTTTTGCCTCGGACAACGGGCCCTGGCTTCCGGCCGGCTCGGCAAAGCCGTTCTCCGAGGGGAAATACAGCACCATGGAGGGCGGGCACCGAGTGCCGGCGCTGGTCCGCTGGCCCGGGAACATCCCCGCAAAGCAGGTGAGTGGGGAGATGGTTGCGGCGCTGGATTTCCTGCCGACCATTGCTGCTGTCAGTGGAGCATCCTTACCTAAGGATCGAAAATACGACGGTTACAATCTCATGCCGCTCTTGAAGGGGGCTACCGACAAAAGCCCACGCACAGAATTTGCATACTACAATGGCTTGACGCTCGAAGCGGTTCGCCGTGGGCCATGGAAACTACACCTGCCACGCAATTCTGCGAACCTTGTCTATTGGGCGAAAAACAAAGGTGCCTATAAGAACCTCAACCATCCGGCGTTGAATAAACTAACAGATGATCCTGCTGAAAAGAATAACCTGTCGAAAGCCCATCCCGAACAAACCGATGCACTACAAAAAATGGCGGCAAAGACCCGCAAGGAGCTTGGCGACTGGAATCAGGACGGCACTGACCGCCCTGCGAATGCCTACCCAGGAAATCTGAATACACCCGACTGGAAGAAGAAGCGCGGCAAAAAACAACAATACTAA
- a CDS encoding right-handed parallel beta-helix repeat-containing protein yields MKSNIHQKLKAGWVLSLLMSPCMIHAAEIHVAVNGSDSNPGSLDAPFLTIGKATSVMQSGDHCLIHAGIYRETMAPKTDDLTFRPYQNDRVEINGCDIVEDTWNVYSGRIMTIPASEKVWQIFVDGKRMKVARFPDMGEEETLLATDKKNYLPTEILMPPAPDQSIVKFPAVKDFPENHFQGGIYSGMHGRNPFTSCTGLILPSKGDTLNIFAFGHRAWNKQNTTRMGTGRGYIINSLAALDAPEEWFWSPDKKRLYFHPPKTSTTDKSTIEIRHRLWGLDLRERKHIVVEGLHFKAASIRMDDAVGCEVRKCVVLYPSPWTAFTATDYGGRVDASCGVYVSGEKNRLWRNRIAHSWGGGVRIEGSDNILEQCLIEDIGWLGRRTAGVQVWGKRNHVLRNVIRRVGNSGIDGGQRGFGVGRFGRESDIRFNLVMDIAYLASHDVGGYYVNTQGYPELLKQVIAYNTFTGFKGQGFGVHAAGSVYSDNGTSGVIAHDNVSELKFRRRGGVGVVYRNNSKEQNKLAPAPTEEGVNLLLTDNTPCPPLDAGKFYDREVPKVVLGPVDPSKKKYLTIDDRNAYSLDELKKIFPPLDRAKWEQEKASQAKKLEETEKKRKQREKKPERKPRD; encoded by the coding sequence ATGAAATCGAACATCCATCAAAAATTGAAAGCTGGCTGGGTGCTGAGCCTGCTCATGTCACCCTGCATGATCCATGCCGCGGAGATTCATGTGGCGGTGAATGGCAGCGACTCGAATCCCGGATCGCTGGACGCCCCGTTCCTCACCATTGGCAAAGCCACCTCAGTCATGCAGTCCGGCGATCACTGCCTGATCCACGCCGGTATCTATCGTGAGACCATGGCTCCGAAGACGGATGATCTAACCTTCAGGCCGTATCAAAACGATCGGGTTGAAATCAATGGTTGTGATATCGTTGAGGACACGTGGAATGTGTATAGTGGGAGAATCATGACGATTCCCGCATCTGAAAAAGTGTGGCAGATCTTTGTCGATGGCAAACGCATGAAGGTGGCACGCTTCCCGGATATGGGTGAGGAGGAGACCTTGCTGGCCACCGACAAGAAAAATTACCTGCCGACGGAAATCCTGATGCCGCCGGCACCCGACCAGAGCATTGTGAAGTTTCCCGCAGTGAAGGATTTTCCGGAGAATCATTTCCAGGGCGGCATTTATTCGGGTATGCACGGACGCAATCCCTTTACATCCTGCACCGGCCTGATCCTGCCGTCCAAAGGCGATACACTGAACATCTTTGCATTCGGCCATCGCGCGTGGAACAAGCAGAACACCACCAGGATGGGCACTGGCAGGGGCTACATCATCAACAGTCTGGCCGCCCTTGATGCGCCCGAAGAGTGGTTCTGGAGTCCGGATAAAAAACGCCTCTATTTCCATCCGCCGAAAACAAGCACCACCGACAAGTCTACGATAGAGATCAGGCATCGTTTGTGGGGACTGGACCTGCGCGAGCGCAAACACATCGTTGTCGAGGGACTGCATTTCAAGGCGGCCTCGATCCGGATGGATGATGCGGTCGGCTGCGAGGTCCGCAAGTGTGTGGTTCTCTATCCGTCTCCCTGGACGGCGTTTACTGCGACCGATTACGGTGGTCGGGTCGACGCCTCGTGTGGTGTCTATGTTTCGGGTGAAAAAAACCGTCTGTGGCGCAACCGGATCGCGCACAGCTGGGGTGGGGGTGTGCGGATCGAGGGATCAGACAACATTCTCGAACAATGCCTTATTGAAGACATCGGCTGGCTGGGCCGGAGGACTGCTGGCGTGCAAGTATGGGGCAAGCGCAACCATGTGCTCAGGAATGTGATCCGCCGGGTTGGAAATTCCGGAATCGACGGCGGCCAGCGTGGGTTTGGTGTCGGCAGGTTCGGTAGGGAATCTGATATCCGGTTCAATCTGGTCATGGATATCGCTTATCTCGCGTCACACGATGTCGGTGGCTATTATGTGAACACCCAAGGGTATCCGGAACTGCTCAAGCAGGTGATCGCCTACAACACCTTCACCGGTTTCAAGGGGCAGGGCTTCGGAGTCCACGCCGCCGGATCGGTCTATTCGGATAACGGCACATCCGGTGTCATCGCCCACGACAACGTCAGTGAACTAAAGTTCCGCCGCCGTGGAGGAGTCGGGGTTGTTTACCGGAACAATTCTAAAGAGCAGAACAAATTGGCTCCAGCTCCGACGGAGGAGGGGGTTAATTTGCTGCTGACGGATAACACCCCATGCCCGCCGCTGGATGCAGGAAAGTTTTATGATCGGGAAGTTCCCAAAGTCGTGCTTGGCCCTGTCGATCCATCCAAGAAAAAATATCTAACGATTGATGATCGCAATGCCTATTCTTTGGACGAACTTAAGAAGATCTTCCCTCCACTGGATCGCGCAAAGTGGGAGCAGGAGAAAGCATCGCAGGCAAAGAAGCTGGAGGAAACTGAAAAGAAGCGTAAGCAAAGGGAGAAAAAACCCGAAAGAAAACCCAGAGACTAA
- a CDS encoding sulfatase-like hydrolase/transferase, whose amino-acid sequence MNLGFKPIAASVTVAVWAASLLSAAEVKPPNVVLIFADDLGYGDLGCYGATRIQTPNIDKLAAEGKKFTDAHSASAVCTPSRYGLLTGRYPFRARGGEGIWNPTGLDTAMLIDTETLTIADVFKRQGYDTAAFGKWHLGFKKGKNDWQEPLRPGPQDLGFDYYFGMPVVNSAPPYAYVENDHFYGSDPDDPIVDVGRKGKGAHPMSKLPKEAGHRTPNPYKGQNKAHELFDDYEVGTMLTQKATGWIDSRAGKPFFVYFAATQVHHPFTPAKRFQGTSQAGLYGDFAHELDWIVGELRKSLQKAGVLDNTLIIFTSDNGGMFNTGGKAAAKMGHKINGDLLGSKFGIWEGGHRVPFIAWWPGRIESGKVSKQLLNHVDLKATFAMVVGRELSAEERQDSINMLPALVGDPAQPLRTEMVVTPNKPTHMALRKGKWMYIPARGDGGFAGNVAATKLVKSTNSDIVHGKLKKGAPPAQLYDLEADVNQAKNLYNQYPEVVQKMAAELKAYRAQQQ is encoded by the coding sequence ATGAACCTGGGATTCAAACCAATTGCCGCGAGCGTCACGGTTGCTGTATGGGCAGCCAGTCTACTGTCCGCTGCCGAGGTCAAGCCACCTAACGTGGTGCTCATTTTTGCCGACGACCTGGGTTATGGGGACCTGGGTTGTTATGGCGCGACCAGGATCCAGACACCTAACATCGACAAACTCGCGGCTGAGGGGAAGAAGTTCACCGACGCCCATTCGGCCTCGGCGGTTTGCACGCCATCGCGTTATGGTTTGTTGACCGGGCGATATCCGTTTCGTGCCCGTGGGGGCGAGGGAATCTGGAATCCTACCGGCCTCGATACCGCCATGCTGATCGATACCGAAACACTGACCATTGCCGATGTTTTCAAGCGTCAAGGCTACGATACAGCCGCTTTTGGCAAATGGCATCTCGGTTTTAAAAAGGGAAAAAACGACTGGCAGGAGCCACTGCGCCCCGGGCCACAGGATCTGGGATTCGACTATTATTTCGGTATGCCCGTCGTCAACAGCGCACCACCCTACGCCTACGTCGAGAATGACCACTTTTACGGCAGCGATCCGGATGATCCGATCGTTGACGTCGGTCGGAAAGGCAAGGGCGCCCACCCGATGTCGAAGCTTCCCAAGGAGGCGGGCCACCGGACACCGAACCCCTACAAGGGACAAAACAAAGCACACGAACTGTTCGATGACTATGAGGTCGGCACCATGCTCACGCAGAAAGCCACCGGCTGGATTGATAGCCGTGCGGGAAAACCCTTCTTCGTCTACTTTGCCGCAACCCAGGTGCATCATCCGTTTACCCCGGCGAAGCGATTCCAGGGCACCAGCCAGGCCGGTCTCTACGGTGACTTCGCCCACGAGCTCGACTGGATTGTCGGTGAACTCAGGAAAAGCCTGCAAAAGGCGGGCGTTCTCGATAACACGCTTATTATTTTCACCAGCGACAACGGCGGTATGTTCAACACCGGCGGTAAGGCGGCGGCCAAGATGGGGCACAAGATCAATGGTGATTTGTTAGGCTCAAAGTTTGGCATCTGGGAGGGTGGCCACCGTGTGCCTTTCATCGCCTGGTGGCCCGGTAGGATCGAGTCGGGCAAGGTTTCCAAACAACTGCTCAATCATGTCGATTTAAAAGCCACTTTTGCCATGGTTGTGGGTCGGGAACTCAGTGCGGAAGAGCGACAAGACAGTATCAACATGCTGCCAGCCCTGGTAGGTGATCCGGCTCAGCCGTTGCGCACTGAAATGGTTGTGACACCTAACAAACCAACCCACATGGCGCTGCGTAAAGGGAAATGGATGTATATTCCGGCGAGAGGTGACGGAGGTTTTGCGGGGAACGTGGCAGCCACCAAGCTGGTCAAGTCGACCAACAGCGATATCGTACATGGAAAATTGAAAAAAGGCGCACCGCCGGCACAGCTTTATGATCTGGAAGCTGATGTCAACCAGGCGAAAAACCTCTACAACCAGTACCCTGAAGTGGTGCAGAAGATGGCTGCCGAGCTAAAGGCTTACCGAGCCCAACAGCAATAA